A genomic window from Streptomyces sp. NBC_00234 includes:
- a CDS encoding DegT/DnrJ/EryC1/StrS family aminotransferase, translated as MTTDQRMIRAAAPVIGEDEIEAAVRVLRSGMVVQGPEVAAFEEEFSSFVDGRHCVAVNSGTSALHLSLMALGIGPGDEVIVPSFTFAATANAVRLVGATPVFADIERDSFCLDPSAVAAAITPRTAAVMPVHLYGHPAPMAALTELAERHGIAVVEDAAQAHAAALGGTPVGAFGAAACFSFYPTKNMHSLEGGMITTGDAGTARTLRLLRNQGMEQRYANETVGFNVRMTDVAAAIGRVQLRSLDTWTERRRANAAALDAGLRGVTTPPVAEGAKHVYHQYTVRIGADSGKDRDTVSRELQERGIGNAVYYPTPVHRLKPFQTGEKVLGYAVGDLPETERAAAEALSIPVHPMLTPEELDRLTATVNEVVGGRA; from the coding sequence ATGACTACTGACCAGCGCATGATCCGCGCAGCAGCTCCGGTGATCGGAGAGGACGAGATCGAAGCCGCGGTGCGCGTACTGCGCAGCGGCATGGTCGTCCAGGGCCCCGAAGTGGCAGCCTTCGAGGAGGAGTTCTCCTCCTTCGTCGACGGCAGGCACTGCGTCGCCGTCAACTCCGGCACCAGTGCTCTGCACCTGTCGCTGATGGCACTCGGCATCGGCCCCGGTGACGAAGTGATCGTTCCCTCCTTCACGTTCGCGGCAACGGCCAACGCCGTCCGCCTCGTCGGCGCCACGCCGGTCTTCGCGGACATCGAGCGCGACAGCTTCTGCCTCGACCCGTCGGCGGTCGCGGCTGCCATCACTCCGCGTACGGCCGCGGTCATGCCCGTTCACCTCTACGGGCACCCTGCCCCGATGGCCGCGCTCACCGAGCTGGCCGAGCGGCACGGCATCGCTGTCGTCGAAGACGCGGCCCAGGCCCATGCCGCCGCTCTGGGGGGTACCCCGGTGGGTGCCTTCGGCGCGGCGGCCTGCTTCAGCTTCTACCCGACCAAGAACATGCACAGCCTCGAGGGCGGCATGATCACCACGGGGGACGCCGGGACTGCCCGCACCCTGCGGCTGCTGCGCAACCAGGGTATGGAGCAGCGGTACGCCAACGAGACGGTCGGCTTCAACGTCCGCATGACCGATGTCGCCGCGGCGATCGGGCGGGTGCAGCTCCGCAGCCTGGACACGTGGACCGAGCGGCGCCGTGCCAACGCGGCGGCGCTCGACGCCGGCCTCCGCGGTGTCACCACCCCGCCGGTCGCCGAAGGCGCCAAGCACGTCTACCACCAGTACACGGTCCGGATCGGTGCGGACAGCGGCAAGGACCGTGACACCGTCTCCCGCGAGCTGCAGGAGAGGGGAATCGGCAACGCCGTCTACTACCCGACGCCGGTGCACCGCCTCAAGCCGTTCCAGACCGGTGAGAAGGTGCTGGGGTACGCCGTCGGAGACCTGCCGGAGACCGAGCGGGCCGCTGCCGAGGCGCTGTCCATCCCGGTGCACCCCATGCTCACACCGGAGGAGCTCGACCGTCTGACCGCCACCGTCAACGAGGTCGTGGGGGGCCGGGCATGA
- a CDS encoding stealth family protein: MGNPETSTLLRLYRRALPHAARQRLVRLLPANSRLLLQHGLAGLGSVWRLVRKHASLRLNKRLRRDARRPGVKLVWYGRKLRTAEITDGLTPSVARATNLLRVCDVLERHGIPYFCVRGNSVTMTAVAVPASERARAERALRVSSFSADALLAGGTEGGRPAHADLRASWSQLDGETILRIWWLLTDPNGRWTLGPNHACAIEYWSEDNGLLIAPVPNLTATAVVATERPVQVPVSHFTGPISGAVDTAPQVHTRSEFTLSLPDEVTFPVDAVYTWVDGADPEWIRRRATALGRTDYHEQAVSAARFTSRDELRYSLRSLHQFAPWLRTIYLVTDGQVPAWLNSAHPRIKVVHHRDIFSDATALPTFNSHAIESQLHHIPGLSDHFLYFNDDVFLGRSVTPAEFFHANGLSKYFPSNALVPMTPPSPQDPPSEIAAKNNRVVIAGSFDRVLTRKMKHVPHSLRRDILQEIEERYPVEHHQTQHSHFRSPNDLSITSSLHHYYGQQTTRSVTGKIRYTYLDLAAPNTGRHLNRLLAQRDYHTFCINDTVDDPGTAEARTAMLKTFLESYFPVPSPYEHSGPVTPQPAGIQVDADRSQQHQVPRPL, from the coding sequence ATGGGCAATCCCGAAACGTCCACTTTGCTGCGCCTCTATCGGCGCGCGCTCCCTCACGCGGCGAGACAACGGCTCGTCAGGCTTCTCCCGGCCAACAGCCGCCTCCTCCTGCAGCACGGTCTCGCCGGCCTGGGCAGCGTCTGGCGCCTGGTACGCAAGCATGCGAGTCTGCGCCTGAACAAGCGCCTCCGCCGGGACGCACGGCGGCCGGGCGTGAAGCTCGTCTGGTACGGACGCAAACTCCGCACGGCCGAGATCACCGACGGCCTCACCCCGTCCGTCGCCAGGGCGACCAACCTGCTGCGCGTGTGCGACGTGCTGGAGCGGCACGGCATCCCGTACTTCTGCGTCCGCGGCAACTCCGTCACCATGACCGCCGTCGCGGTACCCGCGAGCGAGCGTGCCCGCGCCGAACGCGCCCTGAGGGTGAGCTCCTTCTCCGCCGACGCGCTCCTGGCGGGTGGCACGGAGGGGGGCCGCCCGGCCCACGCGGATCTGCGCGCATCGTGGTCGCAGCTCGACGGAGAAACGATCCTCCGTATCTGGTGGCTGCTCACCGACCCCAACGGCCGCTGGACGCTCGGCCCCAATCACGCCTGCGCCATCGAGTACTGGTCCGAGGACAACGGCCTGCTGATCGCACCGGTCCCCAATCTCACCGCGACCGCGGTGGTGGCCACCGAGCGCCCGGTGCAGGTGCCGGTCAGCCACTTCACAGGACCGATCAGCGGCGCCGTGGACACCGCGCCGCAGGTCCATACGCGCTCGGAATTCACGCTCTCCCTGCCGGACGAGGTCACCTTCCCCGTGGACGCCGTCTACACGTGGGTGGACGGGGCCGATCCCGAGTGGATCCGCCGCCGGGCGACCGCTCTCGGGAGGACCGACTACCACGAGCAGGCCGTGAGTGCGGCGCGCTTCACCAGCCGCGACGAACTGCGCTACTCACTGCGCTCGCTCCACCAGTTCGCCCCGTGGCTGCGGACGATCTACCTGGTCACCGACGGACAGGTACCGGCCTGGCTCAACAGCGCCCATCCGCGCATCAAGGTCGTCCACCACCGGGACATCTTCAGCGACGCGACGGCGCTGCCGACCTTCAACTCGCATGCCATCGAGAGCCAGCTGCATCACATCCCCGGACTCTCCGACCACTTTCTGTACTTCAACGACGACGTCTTTCTCGGACGCAGCGTCACCCCGGCGGAGTTCTTCCACGCCAACGGGCTGTCGAAGTACTTCCCGTCCAACGCGCTGGTTCCGATGACCCCTCCGTCACCACAGGATCCGCCCTCGGAGATCGCTGCGAAGAACAACCGTGTCGTCATCGCCGGCAGCTTCGACCGTGTGCTGACCAGGAAGATGAAGCACGTGCCGCACTCGTTGCGCCGCGACATCCTCCAGGAGATCGAGGAGCGCTACCCGGTCGAGCACCACCAGACGCAGCACTCGCATTTCCGGAGCCCGAACGACCTGTCGATCACCTCTTCTCTGCACCACTACTACGGGCAGCAGACGACCCGCTCGGTCACGGGCAAGATCCGCTACACCTACCTCGACCTGGCCGCGCCCAACACCGGACGGCACCTCAACCGGCTGCTCGCCCAGCGCGACTACCACACCTTCTGCATCAACGACACGGTCGACGACCCGGGGACGGCCGAGGCGCGTACCGCGATGCTCAAGACATTTCTGGAGAGCTACTTCCCCGTACCCAGCCCCTATGAGCATTCCGGACCGGTCACCCCGCAGCCGGCGGGCATCCAGGTGGATGCCGACCGGTCCCAGCAGCACCAAGTACCCCGACCTTTGTGA
- a CDS encoding ribonuclease D, whose translation MTDAQETAEDTSLRTTGGAPPDDVAPAPIPLLEPREGIPPVVASDDALAQVVSAFGAGTGPVAVDAERASGYRYGQRAYLVQLRREGAGSALIDPVGCPDLSDLGAALSGSEWILHAATQDLPCLREIGMIPTGLFDTELAGRLAGFPRVGLGAMVENVLGYALEKGHSAVDWSTRPLPDPWLRYAALDVELLIDLRDALEDELDRQGKLEWAQEEFEAIASAPPAPPRKDPWRRTSGMHKVRRRRQMAVVRELWTTRDQVAQRRDISPGKVLGDGAIVEAALALPLTVQALMALPGFGHRMGRRQLEQWQAAVDRARALPESELPQPGQQLAGPPPPRSWADKDPAAAARLSAARTAVSELAERLNMPQENLITPDTVRRVCWEPPQSMTASSLEDTLAGYGARRWQIEQVAPLLMRALSTGA comes from the coding sequence GTGACCGACGCCCAAGAGACCGCAGAAGACACTTCACTGCGAACCACCGGGGGCGCTCCCCCGGACGACGTCGCCCCGGCGCCGATCCCCTTGCTCGAACCGCGCGAGGGCATTCCCCCGGTGGTGGCGTCCGACGACGCCCTGGCCCAGGTGGTGTCCGCCTTCGGTGCGGGCACCGGCCCCGTGGCCGTCGACGCCGAGCGTGCCTCGGGGTACCGCTACGGGCAGCGTGCCTACCTCGTACAGCTGCGCCGCGAAGGCGCCGGCAGCGCGCTGATCGACCCGGTCGGCTGCCCCGACCTGTCGGATCTCGGCGCGGCCCTGTCCGGCAGCGAGTGGATTCTGCACGCCGCCACCCAGGACCTTCCCTGCCTGCGCGAAATAGGCATGATCCCCACCGGGCTCTTCGACACCGAGCTCGCCGGACGGCTCGCGGGCTTCCCGCGCGTCGGCCTGGGCGCCATGGTCGAGAACGTGCTGGGTTACGCGCTGGAGAAGGGGCACTCCGCCGTCGACTGGTCCACCCGCCCCCTTCCCGACCCCTGGCTGCGCTACGCCGCTCTCGACGTCGAGCTGCTGATCGACCTCCGCGACGCCCTGGAGGACGAGCTGGACCGGCAGGGCAAGCTGGAGTGGGCACAGGAGGAGTTCGAGGCGATCGCCTCGGCGCCGCCCGCTCCCCCGCGCAAGGACCCGTGGCGCCGTACGTCCGGCATGCACAAGGTGCGCCGCCGTCGCCAGATGGCGGTCGTACGGGAGCTGTGGACCACCCGCGACCAGGTCGCGCAGCGCCGTGACATCTCCCCCGGCAAGGTCCTCGGCGACGGCGCGATCGTGGAGGCCGCGCTGGCGCTCCCCCTCACCGTGCAGGCCCTGATGGCGCTGCCCGGCTTCGGTCACCGCATGGGCCGCCGCCAGCTGGAACAGTGGCAGGCGGCCGTCGACCGGGCGCGGGCGCTGCCGGAGTCGGAGCTCCCGCAGCCGGGCCAGCAGCTCGCGGGTCCGCCGCCGCCCCGTTCCTGGGCGGACAAGGACCCGGCCGCCGCGGCCCGCCTCTCGGCGGCCCGCACCGCCGTGTCGGAGCTCGCCGAGCGGCTGAACATGCCGCAGGAGAACCTGATCACGCCGGACACCGTGCGCCGGGTCTGCTGGGAGCCCCCGCAGAGCATGACGGCGTCCTCGCTGGAGGACACCCTCGCCGGTTACGGGGCCCGACGCTGGCAGATCGAGCAGGTCGCCCCGCTCCTGATGCGGGCCCTGAGCACCGGCGCCTGA
- a CDS encoding DUF3000 domain-containing protein has translation MAPAQGQYSDHSDGTGSKDSTEDTSVPPAFRSAVDALRSARLRPELEVEPTRPPQRLAPHAYALEAAVVDGEDDLADGRLVLLHDPSGHDAWQGTFRLVTLVRAELEPEMAADPLLPEVCWSWLTGALDARGLSYGEAGGTVTRAGSHYFGALSSRRPATQIEIRASWTPREGRGGVPDAAAHLVAWGDLLCQIAGLPPSGVSDAAVVTLPQRRGPQVS, from the coding sequence ATGGCTCCGGCTCAGGGACAATATTCCGATCATTCCGATGGCACTGGCAGCAAGGACAGTACGGAGGACACATCCGTCCCGCCCGCGTTCCGGTCGGCGGTCGACGCGTTGCGCTCGGCGCGGCTCCGCCCCGAACTCGAGGTGGAGCCGACGAGGCCGCCCCAGCGTCTCGCTCCGCACGCGTACGCGCTGGAGGCCGCGGTCGTCGACGGCGAGGACGATCTCGCCGACGGCCGTCTGGTACTCCTTCACGACCCGTCCGGGCACGATGCCTGGCAGGGCACCTTCCGGCTGGTGACGCTCGTCCGGGCCGAGCTGGAGCCGGAGATGGCGGCCGATCCGCTGCTGCCCGAGGTGTGCTGGTCCTGGCTGACGGGTGCGCTCGACGCGCGCGGCCTGTCGTACGGGGAGGCCGGCGGCACCGTCACGCGCGCCGGGTCGCACTACTTCGGTGCGCTCTCCTCGCGCCGTCCCGCGACCCAGATCGAGATCCGGGCCTCCTGGACGCCGCGCGAGGGGCGCGGCGGGGTGCCGGACGCGGCGGCGCACCTGGTGGCGTGGGGCGATCTGCTCTGCCAGATCGCCGGGCTGCCGCCGTCGGGTGTCTCCGACGCGGCGGTGGTGACGCTGCCCCAGCGGCGCGGGCCCCAGGTCTCGTAG
- the hemE gene encoding uroporphyrinogen decarboxylase → MSANDRPSGQQTKSSATHESAFLKACRREPVPHTPVWFMRQAGRSLPEYLKVREGIAMLDSCMMPELVTEITLQPVRRHKVDAAIYFSDIVVPLKAIGIDLDIKPGVGPVIAEPIRTRADLARLRDLTPEDVPYVTEAIGMLTAELGATPLIGFAGAPFTLASYLVEGGPSRNHERTKAMMYGDPELWADLLDRLAEITGAFLKVQIEAGASAVQLFDSWVGALAPADYRRSVLPASAKVFDAVAPYGVPRIHFGVGTGELLGLMGEAGADVVGVDWRVPMDEAARRVGPGKALQGNLDPAVLFAPTPAVEEKTREVLDAAAGLEGHIFNLGHGVMPSMDPDALTRLVEYVHTQTAR, encoded by the coding sequence GTGAGTGCCAACGATCGCCCGTCGGGCCAGCAGACGAAGTCATCCGCCACCCATGAGTCGGCGTTCCTCAAGGCGTGCCGGCGTGAGCCCGTGCCGCACACCCCGGTCTGGTTCATGCGCCAGGCGGGGCGCTCACTCCCCGAGTACCTGAAGGTCCGCGAGGGCATCGCGATGCTCGACTCCTGCATGATGCCGGAGCTGGTCACCGAGATCACGCTGCAGCCCGTGCGCCGCCACAAGGTCGACGCGGCGATCTACTTCAGCGACATCGTCGTACCGCTCAAGGCCATCGGCATCGACCTCGACATCAAGCCCGGCGTCGGGCCGGTCATCGCCGAGCCGATCCGTACCCGCGCCGATCTGGCCCGGCTGCGCGACCTCACGCCCGAGGACGTTCCGTACGTCACCGAGGCCATCGGCATGCTCACCGCGGAGCTGGGGGCCACTCCGCTCATCGGTTTCGCCGGAGCGCCGTTCACTCTCGCGAGCTACCTCGTCGAGGGCGGCCCGTCCCGCAACCACGAGCGCACCAAGGCGATGATGTACGGCGACCCGGAGCTCTGGGCCGACCTGCTCGACCGTCTCGCGGAGATCACCGGCGCCTTCCTGAAGGTCCAGATCGAGGCGGGCGCCTCGGCGGTCCAGCTCTTCGACTCCTGGGTGGGCGCGCTGGCCCCCGCCGACTACCGGCGCTCCGTACTGCCCGCCTCCGCGAAGGTCTTCGACGCCGTCGCGCCGTACGGCGTCCCGCGCATCCACTTCGGTGTCGGCACCGGTGAACTCCTCGGCCTGATGGGCGAGGCCGGCGCGGACGTCGTCGGCGTCGACTGGCGGGTCCCGATGGACGAGGCCGCGCGCCGCGTCGGTCCCGGCAAGGCGCTCCAGGGCAACCTCGACCCGGCGGTGCTGTTCGCACCGACCCCGGCCGTGGAGGAGAAGACCCGCGAGGTCCTCGACGCGGCAGCCGGCCTGGAGGGCCACATCTTCAACCTGGGCCACGGCGTCATGCCGTCGATGGACCCGGACGCGCTGACCCGCCTCGTGGAGTACGTGCACACGCAGACCGCGCGCTGA
- a CDS encoding thiolase family protein: MPRTIRDVVFVDGVRTPFGKAGPKGIYHETRADDLVVKAIRELLRRNPDLDPAKIDEVAIAATTQIGDQGLTLGRTAGILAGLPQSVPGYSIDRMCAGALTAVTSTAGSIAFGAYDVVVAGGVEHMGRHPMGEGVDPNPRFVSEKLVDESALFMGMTAENLHDRYPTITKQRADEYAVRSQEKAAKAYADGKIQQDLVPVSVRRTNAEAGETGWGLVTADEPMRPGTTMESLAGLKTPFRAHGRVTAGNAAGLNDGATASLLAAEDVARELGLPVKMRLVSYAFAGVEPEVMGYGPIPATEKALSKAGLSISDIGLFEINEAFAVQVLAFLEHYGIADDDARVNQYGGAIAYGHPLASSGVRLMTQLARQFEEQPEVRYGLTTMCVGFGMGATVVWENPNFNGGNK, translated from the coding sequence GTGCCTCGTACCATCCGGGACGTCGTCTTCGTCGACGGCGTCCGCACCCCGTTCGGCAAAGCGGGCCCGAAGGGCATCTACCACGAGACCCGCGCCGACGATCTCGTCGTGAAGGCCATCCGGGAGCTGCTGCGCCGCAACCCGGACCTGGACCCCGCCAAGATCGACGAGGTCGCCATCGCCGCGACCACCCAGATCGGCGACCAGGGCCTCACCCTCGGCCGCACCGCCGGAATCCTGGCCGGTCTGCCGCAGTCGGTTCCCGGTTACTCGATCGACCGCATGTGTGCGGGCGCCCTGACCGCCGTCACCTCGACGGCCGGTTCCATCGCCTTCGGCGCGTACGACGTCGTCGTCGCCGGTGGTGTCGAGCACATGGGCCGCCACCCGATGGGCGAGGGCGTGGACCCGAACCCGCGCTTCGTGTCGGAGAAGCTGGTCGACGAGTCCGCCCTGTTCATGGGCATGACCGCGGAGAACCTGCACGACCGGTACCCCACGATCACCAAGCAGCGCGCCGACGAGTACGCGGTGCGTTCGCAGGAGAAGGCCGCCAAGGCGTACGCCGACGGCAAGATCCAGCAGGACCTGGTGCCGGTCTCCGTGCGCCGCACCAACGCCGAGGCGGGCGAGACGGGCTGGGGCCTGGTCACCGCCGACGAGCCGATGCGTCCGGGCACCACGATGGAGTCCCTGGCCGGTCTGAAGACCCCGTTCCGCGCCCACGGCCGCGTGACGGCCGGTAACGCCGCAGGTCTCAACGACGGCGCCACCGCCTCGCTGCTCGCCGCCGAGGACGTCGCGCGCGAGCTGGGCCTCCCGGTCAAGATGCGCCTCGTCTCGTACGCCTTCGCGGGCGTCGAGCCGGAGGTCATGGGCTACGGCCCGATCCCGGCGACCGAGAAGGCCCTGTCCAAGGCGGGTCTCTCCATCTCCGACATCGGTCTCTTCGAGATCAACGAGGCGTTCGCCGTGCAGGTGCTCGCCTTCCTGGAGCACTACGGCATCGCCGACGACGACGCCCGCGTGAACCAGTACGGCGGCGCCATCGCCTACGGTCACCCGCTGGCCTCCTCCGGTGTGCGTCTGATGACTCAGCTGGCCCGCCAGTTCGAGGAGCAGCCCGAGGTCCGCTACGGCCTGACGACCATGTGCGTCGGCTTCGGCATGGGCGCGACGGTCGTCTGGGAGAACCCGAACTTCAACGGAGGCAACAAGTGA
- a CDS encoding 3-hydroxyacyl-CoA dehydrogenase NAD-binding domain-containing protein has product MSSTTELLKGAAELFPGEVVTQAHVRHLDLPAGAGRFALITLDNGLDHTKPTTFGPQSLANLNAAIDQVEKEAADGAITGIGLTGKPFIFAVGADLKGVELLKEHKDALAIGKGGHDVFRRLSSLAVPTFAYYNGAAMGGGVEVGLHCSYRTVSKALPAFSLPEVFLGLVPGWGGCALLPNLIGADRAVSVIIENSLNQNRQLKGKQVFELGIADALFDGADFLEQSLIWTASVLNGTVTVERPEVDRGDAWDQAVARGRAIADSKVHGAAPAAYRALDIIAAAKDGDLGAGFDAEDQALADLIMGGELRSGIYAFNLVQKRAKRPAGAPDKSLARPVTKVGVVGAGLMASQLALLFLRRLEVPVVLTDIDQARVDKGVGYVHAEIEKLLGKGRINQDKANRLKGLVSGVLDKAEGFSDADFIIEAVFEEIGVKQQVFAEVEAVAPAHAILATNTSSLSVTEMASKLKNPERVVGFHFFNPVAILPLLEIVRGEQTDDASLATAFGVARKLKKTAVLVKDAPAFVVNRILTRFMGEIQNVIDEGTPVAVAEKAVEPLGLPMSPLVLLELVGPAIGLHVSETLNRAFPERFTVSENLAAVVKAGKRGFYVYDSGKPELDPEVAALLKQGDTVLTEEQARDRVLDAVAQEIGLMLDEGVVAEAQDIDLCLITGAGWPFHLGGITPYLDRAGVSERVNGKKFLAAGVASVPA; this is encoded by the coding sequence GTGAGCTCCACCACTGAGCTTCTGAAGGGTGCGGCCGAGCTGTTCCCCGGCGAGGTCGTCACCCAGGCGCACGTACGCCACCTGGACCTTCCGGCCGGTGCGGGCCGCTTCGCCCTCATCACGCTGGACAACGGCCTGGACCACACCAAGCCGACCACCTTCGGACCGCAGTCGCTGGCGAACCTGAACGCCGCCATCGACCAGGTCGAGAAGGAGGCCGCCGACGGCGCGATCACCGGCATCGGCCTCACCGGCAAGCCGTTCATCTTCGCGGTCGGCGCCGACCTCAAGGGCGTCGAGCTCCTGAAGGAGCACAAGGACGCGCTGGCCATCGGCAAGGGCGGCCACGACGTCTTCCGCCGTCTGTCCTCCCTCGCCGTCCCGACGTTCGCGTACTACAACGGCGCGGCGATGGGCGGCGGTGTCGAGGTCGGTCTGCACTGCTCGTACCGCACCGTCTCCAAGGCGCTCCCCGCCTTCTCGCTGCCCGAGGTCTTCCTCGGCCTGGTTCCCGGATGGGGCGGCTGCGCGCTGCTTCCCAACCTGATCGGCGCCGACCGCGCCGTGTCGGTGATCATCGAGAACTCGCTGAACCAGAACCGTCAGCTCAAGGGCAAGCAGGTCTTCGAGCTCGGGATCGCCGACGCGCTCTTCGACGGCGCGGACTTCCTGGAGCAGTCGCTGATCTGGACCGCGTCCGTGCTCAACGGCACGGTCACGGTGGAGCGCCCCGAGGTCGACCGCGGTGACGCCTGGGACCAGGCCGTCGCCCGCGGCCGGGCCATCGCCGACTCCAAGGTGCACGGTGCGGCCCCGGCCGCGTACCGCGCGCTGGACATCATCGCGGCGGCCAAGGACGGCGACCTGGGCGCCGGCTTCGACGCCGAGGACCAGGCCCTCGCGGACCTGATCATGGGCGGCGAGCTGCGCTCCGGCATCTACGCCTTCAACCTGGTCCAGAAGCGCGCCAAGCGCCCGGCCGGCGCTCCGGACAAGTCGCTGGCCCGTCCGGTCACCAAGGTCGGCGTGGTGGGCGCTGGCCTGATGGCCAGCCAGCTCGCCCTGCTCTTCCTGCGTCGCCTGGAGGTGCCGGTCGTCCTCACGGACATCGACCAGGCGCGGGTCGACAAGGGTGTGGGCTATGTCCACGCCGAGATCGAGAAGCTGCTCGGCAAGGGCCGCATCAACCAGGACAAGGCGAACCGCCTCAAGGGTCTGGTCTCCGGTGTGCTGGACAAGGCCGAGGGCTTCTCCGACGCCGACTTCATCATCGAGGCCGTCTTCGAGGAGATCGGCGTCAAGCAGCAGGTGTTCGCGGAGGTCGAGGCGGTCGCCCCGGCGCACGCGATCCTCGCCACGAACACCTCGTCCCTCTCGGTCACCGAGATGGCGTCGAAGCTGAAGAACCCCGAGCGGGTCGTCGGCTTCCACTTCTTCAACCCGGTCGCGATCCTGCCGCTGCTGGAGATCGTCCGCGGCGAGCAGACCGACGACGCCTCGCTGGCCACGGCCTTCGGTGTCGCGCGGAAGCTGAAGAAGACCGCGGTCCTGGTGAAGGACGCCCCGGCGTTCGTCGTCAACCGCATCCTGACCCGCTTCATGGGCGAGATCCAGAACGTCATCGACGAGGGCACCCCGGTCGCCGTCGCCGAGAAGGCCGTCGAGCCCCTCGGTCTGCCGATGTCCCCGCTGGTCCTCCTGGAGCTGGTCGGCCCGGCCATCGGCCTCCACGTCTCCGAGACCCTGAACCGCGCCTTCCCGGAGCGCTTCACGGTCTCCGAGAACCTGGCCGCGGTCGTGAAGGCCGGCAAGCGCGGCTTCTACGTCTACGACTCCGGCAAGCCGGAGCTGGACCCGGAGGTCGCCGCACTCCTGAAGCAGGGCGACACCGTCCTGACGGAGGAGCAGGCCCGTGACCGCGTCCTGGACGCGGTGGCGCAGGAGATCGGCCTGATGCTGGACGAGGGCGTCGTCGCCGAGGCCCAGGACATCGACCTCTGCCTGATCACCGGCGCGGGCTGGCCCTTCCACCTGGGCGGCATCACGCCGTACCTGGACCGGGCGGGCGTCTCGGAGCGCGTCAACGGCAAGAAGTTCCTGGCGGCGGGCGTGGCCAGCGTTCCCGCGTAA
- a CDS encoding helix-turn-helix transcriptional regulator codes for MSVLLEQPASLVAYRPNKPTAMVVVADPRVRSTVTRHLWALGVRDVIEASSIAEARPRVGNPRDICVADVHLPDGSGLTLLSETRAAGWPNGLALSAADDIGAVRNALAGGVKGYVVTGTRTNIGHPTRPGVAPIGANAARMHRRPPGSPSHPGGYRELSGREVEVLRLVAEGQSNKAIGVSMGLSALTVKSHLARIARKLGTGDRAGMVAVALRTGIIH; via the coding sequence GTGTCCGTTCTCCTCGAGCAGCCCGCAAGCCTGGTCGCCTACCGCCCGAACAAGCCGACGGCCATGGTCGTCGTCGCCGATCCCCGTGTCCGCTCCACCGTCACCCGTCATCTGTGGGCACTCGGAGTTCGAGACGTCATCGAGGCGTCATCCATCGCGGAGGCCCGTCCCCGCGTCGGCAACCCGCGCGACATCTGCGTTGCCGACGTCCACCTGCCCGATGGTTCCGGGCTGACCCTGCTGTCCGAGACCCGAGCCGCGGGCTGGCCGAACGGCCTTGCCCTCTCCGCCGCCGACGACATCGGTGCCGTGCGCAACGCCCTCGCGGGCGGCGTGAAGGGCTACGTCGTCACCGGCACCCGTACGAACATCGGCCACCCCACCCGTCCCGGCGTCGCACCGATCGGCGCCAATGCTGCCCGTATGCACCGTCGGCCTCCCGGTTCCCCGAGCCACCCGGGCGGCTACCGCGAACTGTCAGGCCGCGAGGTGGAGGTGCTCCGCCTGGTCGCCGAAGGCCAGTCCAACAAGGCCATCGGCGTCTCGATGGGCCTCTCCGCCCTGACCGTCAAGTCCCATCTCGCCCGCATCGCCCGCAAGCTCGGCACCGGAGACCGCGCAGGAATGGTCGCCGTGGCCCTGCGGACGGGCATCATCCACTGA